The Plasmodium knowlesi strain H genome assembly, chromosome: 14 region TCCAAGTAGAGTCTCATGCACATGTTTCGTTAATCCTAAAGGGAAGTGACGTAGAGATGAAGCTCATTTAGCATGGATTTCCTCTCACCCTTTGCCCTTCTAAAATATCCTCGCGCGGTGCAATTTTCCCtgctataatttttttttttttttttctaacattGCAATTTCTTCACCAGTGggagggcaaaaaaaaaaaaaaaaaaaaaaaaaaaaaaaaaaaaaataaggctCCTCTGCAggtctccccccccccttcctcctGGTTAATAGTAACCCCATTtgtcggaaaaaaaaaaaaataaaataaaactttCGGGATGTACAAAGTTACGCAGTATGCTAGTTAAAAAGAGCACGCTTTAAGTGGCCCCCTTCTGTTTCTTCCTCCAATATTATAACATCCAGTTGGGAGAAGTTGCCTTCCCGTGTGAGGTTACACTTGCGTGTGGTGCCCAAGTGTGAAGCATCACTTGAAGCGGTATTTgtacaccattttttttttttttttttgacgccACTTTTACGCCTAATTTCACCATGACCATGCACCGCACGTTGCGAAAAATCTTCGACCGCCAAACATGCGATAAAATAGAGAGCATGAAGATCCTCCTCGTGGGGGCGGGCGGAATAGGTAGTGAATttctaaaaaatataatcacCATAGGTTGTAGAAATATCGACATAGTGGACATTGACACAATTGATATCACGAACTTGAATAGACAGTTTCTGTTTAAGAAGGATGACGTGAAGAAGTACAAGTCCTTTGTCGCCAAGCAGAGGGCTCTCCAGCACAAGAAGGATCTGAACATCAACGCCTACACATTCGATGTGTGCACCATGAAGGGAAGTGACATAGCAAAGTACGACTACGTTGTCAACGCTCTCGATAATATTAAGGCAagaaaatatgtaaataaattatgcgtaatggagaaaaaggtaTTAATTGAAGCAGGCAGCACAGGTTATAATGGCCAAGTGTATCCCATCCTtgcaaatgaaacaaaatgtTACAACTGTGAAGAGaaaccaaaaaataaaacatatgCCATTTGTACAATTAGGCAAACCCCATCGTTACCTGAACATTGTGTAGCATGGGGGAGACTTATTtttgaaacttttttttgtaaaagtgATAATGAAACTTTGATTGATATTAAAAATCACATTGAGGAAGAAtcaaagaaaaggaatatggAGCAGTATGAAATTATcaccttcatttttaactaCCTCTTTTACGACACCATTAAGGAGCTAGCCACATTGAAGAAGGACTACGGCACGGAGCCCATCCCCATACTGTTCAAGGATAAtgcaaagaaggaagacaaaTGTGATGagatggaaaaggaggaaagtaaCACcttaaaagaaggggaacCTCCCCATGGGGGTGGACAGAACGAAGCACATAAACACAAGGAAACCGAACCGGCCTCCATCACCCTGTGCTCTCAAAATATCTGGAAACAAGATGAAtgcataaaaatgtacacagaAGCATTCGAAAAATTGTATAGTTACTtaaacataaataaaaaaacagagGAATACCTGGTGTTTGAtaaagatgatgatgactGCATCAATTTCATAACAGCCATTTCGAATTTACGAATGAtgaatttttccattaagCAAAAAAGCAAGTTCGATGTGCAGTCCATCGCCGGGAACATCATTCCTGCCATTTCATCTACCAACGCGATTGTGGCTTCCTTGCAGGCCTCGCAACTTATTCATGTTATTGAACACTTGGAACGTGTGAAGGGGGGAGACGAGGCGGTCGAAAAAATCAGTCTAAGAGACAGCAAGGCAAAACACGTGTGGGTTAAAAGTATAGTCAGCGGAAATAAAATGTTCTCACGTGGAAATATTGTGAACGCAGAAAATTTGGAAGCGCCCAACCCCAGATGTTACATATGCCAACAGCCCATGATAGATATTTATATCAAAAGTTTTAGCGAAATGACGCTATAcgattttgtaaaaaatgtatgcacaaaTGAGTTGGCTTTCTTGTATCCCTTCCTGGACAAACAAGATAGAAACATCTTCGACTATGATTCCTTTTTGGAGGAGGACGAAGAGTACATAAAGAGCTTGTATAACTCACTGAGCGAATGGGATATTAAGAATGACGAGATTCTTATTTTGACAGACTTCCAGAATGATAAGGACCAGCTGGAGATTCACCTGAAGGAGGATCCCACGCTCGAAGTACCCTACGACATAAAGCAGAAAGTTGTTAAGAAAACGAAAGCGGATGAGCTCAATGGACCGGAGGCGCCACCCCCCAGGTTAGACAAGCGTACGCCA contains the following coding sequences:
- a CDS encoding SUMO-activating enzyme subunit 2, putative, which produces MHRTLRKIFDRQTCDKIESMKILLVGAGGIGSEFLKNIITIGCRNIDIVDIDTIDITNLNRQFLFKKDDVKKYKSFVAKQRALQHKKDLNINAYTFDVCTMKGSDIAKYDYVVNALDNIKARKYVNKLCVMEKKVLIEAGSTGYNGQVYPILANETKCYNCEEKPKNKTYAICTIRQTPSLPEHCVAWGRLIFETFFCKSDNETLIDIKNHIEEESKKRNMEQYEIITFIFNYLFYDTIKELATLKKDYGTEPIPILFKDNAKKEDKCDEMEKEESNTLKEGEPPHGGGQNEAHKHKETEPASITLCSQNIWKQDECIKMYTEAFEKLYSYLNINKKTEEYLVFDKDDDDCINFITAISNLRMMNFSIKQKSKFDVQSIAGNIIPAISSTNAIVASLQASQLIHVIEHLERVKGGDEAVEKISLRDSKAKHVWVKSIVSGNKMFSRGNIVNAENLEAPNPRCYICQQPMIDIYIKSFSEMTLYDFVKNVCTNELAFLYPFLDKQDRNIFDYDSFLEEDEEYIKSLYNSLSEWDIKNDEILILTDFQNDKDQLEIHLKEDPTLEVPYDIKQKVVKKTKADELNGPEAPPPSSKKRKHINEEEEPLNDKKKARTQNKVEEIVIDDEECVNDSLVLID